TGCCAATAGGTGTAATCTGCGTAAAAGATTCTAAGCCTTGTTTGTCAATACGAGATCTTGCAAAACCTTTTTTCTTACTTGTAGAAATAGGCGTATCAATATCCATAGGTTGTGCAATGATCCCTTGCACAAGGCAACGATATTCTTTATAGACCTCATTTTTTTTAAACGCTTCTTTAGCCTGTTGATGAAATGCGCTCCCCTCTTTAATGAGCAAAATCACACCGCTTGTCTCTTGGTCAAGACGATGCAATAAGCTCCAACCCTCAAACATCTTAGCAAGTGCGTAAGATTCTATAAATGCAGGTTTATCAATTGCAAGAAGATCATCATTCTCAAAAAGGATATGAGGCTTACGCACTTCGAGAATCTCAAACTTACTCGAATACGGGACTTCCAAACGCGCAATACTTATTTTTTTGCCGTTAAGCATCACTAGCCCACTATCGATGAGGGATTTTGCCTGTTTATGGGAAAGATTATGATTTAAGGCGAGAATCTTATAGGCTTTATCGGTTTGCATGGGTGATCTTTTCAAGAAGTTGGTGGAGTTTGTCATCACTAGCACATTCCACACTGCTTTGAGATAAATTTTTATGATTTAAAAGAGTTTCTTCAAGTTTCTCGGGAGGAATGATATAAGCATTTTTTACACATTCAAAAAGTGCGCGTTGATTAAAGATATATTCCCCGCTAATCAATTTAGTATGAAAAAAAGCTGGTTCAAGCGGATTGTGTCCACCGACTTTTGCAAATGCTCCACCTAAAATCACCACATCACTGATTGCATAAAGATTCACAAGCTCTCCTAAAACATCGACAAGAATCACCTCCGCGGATTCTATCGCTTCTAAACCTTTTTGTGAAAATCTTGCCACACGCAGTGAGCTTTGCAAAAGGGATTGATAAACATCTGAAAATCGCTCGGGGTGTCGAGGCGCAATAAGAAGTATCG
The Helicobacter sp. MIT 05-5293 genome window above contains:
- a CDS encoding RluA family pseudouridine synthase, whose amino-acid sequence is MQTDKAYKILALNHNLSHKQAKSLIDSGLVMLNGKKISIARLEVPYSSKFEILEVRKPHILFENDDLLAIDKPAFIESYALAKMFEGWSLLHRLDQETSGVILLIKEGSAFHQQAKEAFKKNEVYKEYRCLVQGIIAQPMDIDTPISTSKKKGFARSRIDKQGLESFTQITPIGIVGKKTLLKVVIKTGRTHQIRVHLQSIQHPIVGDRIYAKDSSAKRLMLHAHKIALLGVEITSPLPPNLCL